One Pyrofollis japonicus DNA window includes the following coding sequences:
- a CDS encoding 50S ribosomal protein L18 codes for MAHGPRYKVPRRRRREGKTNYYKRYVMVLSGKPRLVVRKTNKYIWVQVVVAKPQGDVTVAAAHSRELVKRYGWRAGTKNTSAAYLTGMLAALRALKAGIRNAVLDIGLHRPVKGARVFAALKGALDAGLEVPHSEEIFPDESRIRGEHIAAYAAMLAQNNPELYERRFSIYLKNGLQPEKLPEHFEEVKNKILEDYRDVLEKVKAAEAVQQ; via the coding sequence ATGGCGCATGGTCCACGGTATAAGGTCCCTCGTCGGCGGCGCCGTGAGGGTAAGACCAACTATTATAAACGCTATGTAATGGTTCTGTCAGGTAAGCCTAGGCTAGTTGTTAGGAAGACGAATAAGTACATTTGGGTTCAAGTAGTTGTTGCTAAGCCGCAAGGGGACGTAACTGTGGCTGCAGCCCATAGCAGGGAGTTAGTGAAGAGGTATGGGTGGCGCGCTGGTACAAAGAACACATCTGCCGCCTACTTGACCGGCATGCTTGCAGCCCTGCGTGCGCTTAAAGCAGGAATTCGCAATGCGGTCTTGGATATAGGGCTTCACCGTCCAGTAAAAGGTGCAAGAGTGTTTGCTGCTCTCAAAGGTGCTCTTGACGCGGGTCTCGAGGTTCCTCACAGCGAGGAAATATTCCCAGACGAGTCGAGAATACGTGGTGAACACATAGCTGCCTATGCGGCAATGCTTGCACAGAATAATCCCGAGCTCTATGAGAGGCGTTTCAGCATCTATCTTAAGAATGGCTTGCAGCCCGAGAAGCTTCCGGAGCACTTCGAGGAAGTTAAGAATAAAATACTAGAAGACTACCGTGATGTTCTAGAAAAGGTGAAAGCAGCGGAGGCGGTGCAGCAATGA
- a CDS encoding 50S ribosomal protein L19e, whose protein sequence is MAQDLSLQKRLAAEILGVGESRIWIDPSAIEDVASAITREEIRRLIKEGVIQVKPAHRPSRGRWRERHEARKKGRRRGYGRRKGDASARRDPKEEWMNRIRKIRRYLRYLRDNGVIDRRTYRQLYMWAKGGMFPTFASLQRWLREHGYPTSVKK, encoded by the coding sequence ATGGCGCAGGATCTCTCACTTCAAAAGAGGCTTGCGGCAGAGATACTCGGCGTAGGCGAGTCAAGAATATGGATTGACCCGTCAGCAATAGAGGATGTAGCAAGCGCCATAACAAGAGAAGAGATACGAAGACTCATTAAAGAAGGTGTTATACAAGTAAAGCCTGCTCACCGTCCTTCCCGTGGACGCTGGCGTGAGCGTCATGAAGCCCGCAAGAAGGGTAGGAGAAGGGGATATGGTAGGCGGAAAGGAGATGCATCAGCACGCCGTGATCCCAAAGAGGAATGGATGAACCGGATCAGAAAGATTAGAAGGTATTTGCGTTATCTCCGCGACAACGGTGTGATTGATAGAAGGACGTATCGCCAGCTATATATGTGGGCCAAGGGTGGCATGTTTCCAACATTTGCATCGCTCCAGCGCTGGTTGAGAGAGCACGGCTACCCAACATCTGTTAAAAAGTAA
- a CDS encoding 30S ribosomal protein S14: MGKYRPPKIVKYGRGAYKCQRCGSRDAVIRKYGLMLCRQCFRELAVSLGFRKYS; this comes from the coding sequence ATGGGGAAGTATAGGCCCCCGAAGATCGTAAAGTATGGACGAGGCGCTTACAAGTGTCAAAGGTGTGGTAGCAGAGACGCGGTCATACGAAAGTATGGCCTCATGCTTTGCCGGCAATGCTTCAGGGAGCTGGCCGTAAGTCTTGGCTTCAGAAAGTATAGCTAG
- a CDS encoding 30S ribosomal protein S8, with translation MVMLDTLANAMAAIVNAEARAKPEVVIMPASKLIINVLKVMQREGYIGEFEYIDDGRWGKIRVQLLGRINKAGVIKPRFPVKYKDLLRMPDWMRKYLPSRDIGILIISTSQGVMSHREAIEKHVGGVLLAYVY, from the coding sequence ATGGTTATGCTTGATACGCTTGCAAACGCTATGGCCGCTATAGTCAATGCTGAAGCGCGTGCAAAGCCCGAAGTAGTGATAATGCCGGCTTCAAAACTCATAATAAACGTGTTAAAAGTGATGCAGCGCGAAGGCTACATAGGTGAATTCGAGTACATAGATGATGGACGTTGGGGCAAAATACGTGTACAACTGCTTGGCAGAATAAATAAGGCTGGCGTGATTAAGCCAAGGTTCCCGGTAAAGTATAAGGATTTATTACGAATGCCTGATTGGATGAGAAAATATCTGCCAAGCCGAGATATAGGCATACTCATCATATCTACAAGCCAGGGAGTAATGTCCCATAGAGAAGCCATAGAGAAGCACGTAGGTGGAGTACTGCTAGCATACGTGTATTAA
- a CDS encoding 50S ribosomal protein L32e, translating to MTQREFERLLKVRKLLKSKKPEFLRTLWWKFPKFKNNPKWKRPKGIDNPIRLKLKGRPPMVDVGYRSPAAVRGLHPTGLEPVIVYNAKDLDKLDPAKHIVYIASSVGLRKRMEIVKEAKSKGFRVANA from the coding sequence ATAACGCAACGTGAATTCGAGAGATTGTTAAAGGTTAGGAAACTACTGAAATCAAAGAAGCCGGAATTTCTGAGAACTTTGTGGTGGAAGTTTCCCAAGTTTAAGAACAATCCTAAGTGGAAGAGGCCAAAAGGCATAGACAACCCTATTAGGCTTAAGCTTAAAGGAAGACCACCAATGGTTGACGTAGGCTATCGCAGTCCAGCAGCGGTTCGCGGTCTTCATCCCACCGGCCTTGAACCAGTAATAGTCTATAACGCCAAGGATCTTGATAAGCTGGATCCAGCAAAGCACATAGTCTACATAGCCTCGTCTGTAGGCCTAAGGAAGAGAATGGAGATAGTCAAGGAAGCTAAGTCTAAAGGCTTCCGTGTAGCAAACGCCTAG
- a CDS encoding 50S ribosomal protein L30: MSVAIEKEEGKNEQKQVKLYAIIRIRGRVDVHPDVEYTLSLLRLHKKHHLVLYPSTMPGIEGMLRKVRDWITWGEIDRETLIQLLKTRGRVPGNKPLTDEYVKEKLGLSGIEELADKLLKGEIMLHKLYDKKNKVWIIKPVFRLHPPRGGFKGSIKKHYGAGGELGYRGPAINELIKRML; this comes from the coding sequence ATGAGTGTTGCGATTGAAAAAGAAGAGGGCAAGAATGAACAGAAGCAAGTAAAATTGTATGCAATAATAAGGATAAGGGGCAGGGTTGACGTACACCCCGATGTTGAGTACACTTTATCTCTTCTAAGGCTGCATAAGAAGCACCACCTTGTTCTATACCCCTCAACTATGCCTGGCATCGAGGGCATGTTACGCAAGGTGCGTGACTGGATAACGTGGGGAGAGATTGACCGTGAAACTCTCATACAATTGTTAAAGACGCGTGGGAGAGTACCTGGCAACAAGCCGCTAACGGACGAGTATGTAAAGGAAAAGCTAGGTCTATCCGGCATCGAGGAGCTTGCGGATAAGCTTCTCAAAGGAGAAATAATGCTCCACAAGCTCTATGACAAGAAAAACAAGGTATGGATAATTAAGCCCGTCTTCCGCCTCCACCCGCCGAGAGGAGGCTTCAAGGGCAGTATAAAGAAACACTATGGGGCAGGAGGAGAACTAGGGTACCGCGGCCCGGCAATAAATGAGCTTATAAAGCGTATGCTCTAG
- a CDS encoding 30S ribosomal protein S5: MSLSPYELEQEWKPRTFVGRLVKEGRIKSLAEIFEHNLPILEPEIVDYLIGPELKTETVDVALVQKMTDAGRINRFRVVVVIGNENGFVGVGQGKARQIRVAIDKAIRNAKLNIIPVRRGCGSWECLCDQPHSVPFTVRGKSGSVEVVLKPAPRGTGLVAGNAAKVVLRLAGIKDVWTFTRGDTRTTINFVKATYNALKQTYKFVTPIDWVRAAQA, translated from the coding sequence ATGAGCTTGTCGCCATACGAGCTAGAGCAAGAGTGGAAACCTAGGACATTTGTAGGCCGCCTAGTGAAGGAGGGACGTATAAAGAGCCTGGCAGAGATCTTTGAGCACAACCTGCCAATACTTGAGCCGGAGATAGTGGACTACCTAATAGGGCCTGAGCTAAAGACTGAGACAGTAGATGTGGCACTCGTCCAGAAAATGACTGATGCTGGTAGAATCAATAGGTTCAGAGTCGTAGTCGTAATAGGCAATGAAAACGGTTTTGTAGGCGTAGGCCAGGGCAAGGCGAGACAGATAAGAGTAGCCATTGATAAAGCAATACGCAATGCCAAGCTTAACATAATCCCGGTAAGAAGGGGCTGCGGTAGCTGGGAGTGTCTCTGTGACCAACCTCACAGTGTACCGTTTACAGTAAGAGGAAAGAGCGGCAGCGTTGAAGTCGTGTTAAAACCGGCACCAAGAGGAACCGGGCTTGTGGCCGGTAACGCTGCCAAAGTAGTACTAAGACTAGCCGGGATCAAGGACGTATGGACGTTTACGCGCGGCGACACACGAACTACGATAAACTTCGTCAAGGCAACATATAATGCGCTCAAGCAGACCTACAAGTTCGTAACACCTATCGACTGGGTGCGTGCAGCCCAGGCCTAG
- the rpmC gene encoding 50S ribosomal protein L29, with amino-acid sequence MPKYMLRTDDIRKMSREERLKKLAELREELVKLRLKAAMGTLDNPGAIRAIRKTIARILTVMREEELKAQKKA; translated from the coding sequence ATGCCGAAGTACATGCTGCGTACTGATGATATAAGGAAGATGAGCCGAGAGGAGCGCCTAAAGAAGCTCGCGGAGCTAAGAGAAGAACTCGTAAAGCTAAGGCTCAAGGCGGCAATGGGTACGCTTGATAACCCAGGAGCTATACGTGCCATAAGAAAAACCATAGCGCGGATATTAACTGTTATGCGCGAAGAGGAATTAAAGGCGCAGAAGAAAGCCTAA
- a CDS encoding 30S ribosomal protein S17: MSVRVRNIGIPGLNPPEKTCNDRKCPWHGNVRVRGLILTGVVIKSKMKNTVVVEREYLYYNKKYRRYEKRRSRIHAHNPPCINAQPGDIVVIGETRPLAKTVHFVVLGVIGKQGSK, translated from the coding sequence TTGTCCGTGAGGGTAAGAAACATAGGTATACCTGGGCTCAATCCACCGGAGAAGACATGTAATGACAGGAAATGTCCATGGCATGGAAATGTCCGTGTCAGAGGCCTAATACTTACCGGTGTAGTTATTAAGTCGAAGATGAAGAACACTGTAGTTGTTGAAAGAGAGTACCTATACTATAACAAGAAGTATCGCAGGTACGAGAAGAGAAGGAGCCGTATACATGCTCATAATCCGCCGTGTATAAACGCACAGCCCGGCGACATTGTTGTAATCGGTGAGACAAGGCCTCTAGCAAAGACAGTTCACTTCGTCGTACTTGGCGTTATAGGCAAACAAGGAAGCAAGTAA
- the rplX gene encoding 50S ribosomal protein L24, which translates to MKWVKSSQPRKQRRALFNAPLHKRQKLMSAPLSPELRKQYGIRNLPVRKGDEVVIMRGDFKGHRGKVVRVDLRKMRIYVEGATIKNARGEPRYYPIHPSNVMIVSLNLEDKARREIIERKKKAREIQLSLMGRGTVSSTTGQES; encoded by the coding sequence ATGAAATGGGTTAAATCGTCTCAGCCTCGGAAGCAGAGACGCGCACTATTTAACGCCCCTCTGCATAAGAGGCAGAAGCTAATGTCTGCTCCACTTAGCCCAGAGCTTCGCAAACAGTATGGCATCCGTAACCTTCCGGTACGGAAAGGCGACGAAGTAGTGATAATGAGGGGTGACTTTAAGGGTCACCGCGGAAAAGTAGTCCGCGTTGATTTAAGAAAGATGAGAATTTATGTTGAAGGAGCGACCATAAAGAATGCTAGAGGCGAGCCGCGCTACTACCCGATACACCCGTCGAACGTGATGATAGTGTCCCTTAACCTTGAGGACAAGGCTCGCCGCGAAATAATTGAGCGCAAGAAGAAGGCACGTGAGATACAACTAAGCCTAATGGGTAGAGGGACAGTTTCTTCAACCACTGGGCAGGAGAGCTGA
- a CDS encoding adenylate kinase, which produces MVRRNPFTTIIVTGVPGVGKTTVLNNVRALLDERGRKYMIVNFGDYMFKVASMRGLVKHRDELRHLPLLKQLELQEYAAEAIRLDAEKTLNGGDILFVDTHAVIRTDTGYWPGLPENVVKALQPDSIVVIEAPPEVIVKRQQRDPTRYRADLSRVEIVSELLQMARIAAMASAVHVAASVFIVENVEGDPTIAANKVVELATKLR; this is translated from the coding sequence ATGGTTCGGAGGAACCCGTTTACAACAATAATAGTCACAGGTGTCCCAGGCGTAGGGAAGACAACTGTTCTCAACAATGTAAGAGCTTTGCTTGACGAGCGTGGAAGGAAGTATATGATTGTGAACTTTGGCGACTACATGTTCAAGGTGGCTTCTATGAGGGGGTTGGTGAAGCATCGTGACGAGCTACGCCACCTGCCGCTGCTTAAGCAGCTAGAGTTGCAGGAGTACGCAGCAGAGGCAATACGGCTAGATGCCGAGAAAACACTTAACGGTGGCGACATCTTGTTCGTTGATACTCACGCGGTTATTCGAACTGATACTGGGTATTGGCCTGGCCTGCCAGAGAACGTAGTCAAGGCGTTGCAGCCGGACTCAATAGTAGTTATTGAGGCCCCGCCGGAGGTTATCGTTAAGAGGCAACAAAGAGATCCAACGCGCTATCGAGCAGACCTCTCTAGAGTAGAGATTGTTAGTGAGCTTTTACAAATGGCCAGAATAGCTGCAATGGCCAGTGCGGTGCACGTCGCAGCTAGCGTATTTATAGTTGAAAACGTTGAAGGCGACCCTACTATAGCAGCCAACAAGGTAGTTGAGCTGGCAACCAAGCTGCGCTGA
- a CDS encoding ribonuclease P protein component 1 encodes MENSVLRRTDWNVFVHVLAGLPIIVISHPDPTLRGLQGRIVRETRNILVVETPSGELKKVLKLNALFLLQLPSGEWVLVRGEKIRGTQPDRLRRVERVRGVKWLVREGKKHRYTWAQSTGEDM; translated from the coding sequence TTGGAGAATAGTGTCTTGCGCCGCACAGACTGGAATGTTTTCGTACACGTGCTCGCTGGTTTGCCTATCATAGTGATCTCTCACCCTGATCCTACGCTGCGTGGGCTACAGGGACGAATTGTTCGCGAAACGAGGAATATCCTGGTTGTTGAGACGCCTTCTGGAGAACTGAAAAAGGTCCTGAAACTAAACGCTCTTTTTCTCCTACAGCTTCCCTCCGGTGAATGGGTGCTCGTGCGAGGAGAAAAAATACGGGGGACACAGCCCGACAGGCTTAGGAGGGTAGAAAGAGTCAGGGGGGTCAAATGGCTTGTCCGTGAGGGTAAGAAACATAGGTATACCTGGGCTCAATCCACCGGAGAAGACATGTAA
- a CDS encoding 50S ribosomal protein L5 produces MTAETARVQQPLPLSPEQVEEIKKRWEMNPMLKPRIVKVTVNIGVGESGERLQKAARVLEMLTGMKPSVRRAKRTIRDFGIRKGEPIAVMVTLRREKAIEFLKKAFQAIGYKLKASQFDEFGNVSFGIPEHTLLPGVRYDPELGVFGMDVAITIERPGYRVARRRRARRSIPRRHRVTKEESMVLLNELFGVVIEPK; encoded by the coding sequence ATGACTGCAGAGACTGCGCGTGTGCAACAACCTCTACCTCTAAGCCCCGAGCAAGTGGAGGAGATTAAGAAACGCTGGGAAATGAATCCGATGCTTAAACCCAGAATAGTGAAGGTGACAGTTAATATCGGGGTTGGCGAATCCGGTGAGAGGCTCCAGAAAGCGGCCAGAGTCCTAGAAATGCTTACAGGGATGAAGCCGTCAGTTAGGAGGGCTAAGAGAACGATAAGGGACTTCGGCATAAGGAAAGGCGAGCCCATAGCAGTTATGGTTACACTTAGAAGAGAGAAGGCAATAGAATTCTTAAAGAAAGCATTCCAGGCAATAGGCTACAAGCTCAAGGCTAGCCAGTTCGACGAGTTTGGAAACGTCTCGTTCGGTATCCCAGAGCACACATTGCTACCAGGCGTGCGCTACGATCCCGAACTCGGAGTCTTCGGAATGGATGTTGCAATAACAATCGAGAGACCAGGTTATCGTGTAGCAAGGCGAAGGCGAGCAAGGAGATCTATACCTAGAAGACATAGAGTAACTAAGGAAGAATCAATGGTTCTTCTCAACGAGTTATTCGGCGTAGTAATAGAACCAAAATAA
- a CDS encoding 50S ribosomal protein L6, which translates to MSKIVHVAEEVRIPEGVEVSIDGMKVKVKGPKGELERDFSHARGILLRLDEDEEGKKVVVEAYFANRRLKALVGTVASHIENMITGVTKGFRYKLKIVYSHFPVTVKVEGDKVVIENFLGEKAPRVAKIMPGVKVKVQKDDVIVEGIDIEAVGQTAANIEQATKVKGFDRRVFVDGIYIYAREVAE; encoded by the coding sequence ATGTCTAAGATTGTGCATGTTGCGGAAGAGGTAAGGATACCAGAAGGCGTTGAAGTGAGTATAGACGGAATGAAAGTAAAGGTGAAGGGGCCGAAGGGCGAGCTTGAAAGAGACTTCTCGCATGCACGTGGTATACTCTTAAGACTAGATGAGGATGAGGAAGGCAAAAAAGTAGTTGTTGAGGCATACTTCGCTAATAGACGCCTCAAAGCACTCGTGGGCACCGTTGCATCACACATAGAGAACATGATAACTGGTGTTACGAAGGGCTTTAGATATAAGCTCAAGATAGTGTATTCGCACTTCCCAGTTACAGTTAAGGTTGAAGGCGATAAAGTAGTTATAGAGAACTTTCTTGGAGAAAAGGCGCCGCGCGTGGCTAAAATTATGCCTGGCGTTAAGGTCAAAGTACAAAAGGACGATGTGATAGTTGAAGGTATAGATATAGAGGCTGTCGGGCAGACAGCTGCTAACATAGAGCAGGCAACTAAGGTAAAAGGTTTTGATAGGAGAGTATTCGTTGACGGAATCTATATCTATGCAAGGGAGGTGGCCGAGTAA
- a CDS encoding 50S ribosomal protein L34e, with the protein MPRPHHRTRSLRKIHVRLPGGETAVHYEKRRPSPARCAICGRPLSGVPRLRPVELRRLPKTAKRPERIFGGVICHECLEKLLKRSIRGQLIAKLQELRKSQAAAASA; encoded by the coding sequence ATGCCGCGCCCGCATCACCGTACACGATCGCTACGAAAAATCCACGTAAGACTACCTGGTGGCGAGACAGCAGTACACTATGAAAAGAGAAGACCAAGCCCTGCACGCTGCGCAATCTGTGGCAGACCTCTCAGCGGTGTGCCACGGCTGCGTCCAGTAGAACTGCGTAGACTACCCAAGACAGCCAAGAGGCCTGAACGAATATTCGGCGGAGTTATATGTCACGAATGCCTTGAAAAGCTATTAAAGAGAAGCATTCGTGGTCAGCTAATTGCGAAGCTCCAGGAGCTGCGAAAGTCTCAGGCAGCAGCTGCATCAGCATAA
- a CDS encoding 50S ribosomal protein L14: MPKGSKGAAPRRRIPAGLQVGSYVTVADNSGAKEAMIIGVIGYRGRLRRIPPAAVGDMVVVTVKKGTPEMRRQVVRAVVIRQRRPYRRPDGTWIAFEDNAVVIVSQDGTPKGSEIRGPVAREAAERWPKVANIASIII, encoded by the coding sequence ATGCCTAAGGGCTCAAAGGGCGCTGCTCCAAGGAGGCGTATACCAGCTGGCTTGCAAGTAGGCAGCTATGTTACTGTAGCCGACAATAGTGGCGCGAAGGAGGCAATGATCATAGGTGTCATAGGGTATCGTGGACGGCTTCGAAGGATTCCCCCCGCAGCTGTGGGCGACATGGTAGTTGTTACGGTCAAGAAGGGTACCCCAGAGATGAGGAGACAAGTCGTAAGAGCAGTTGTGATAAGACAGCGCAGACCATATCGGAGACCAGATGGTACTTGGATAGCATTTGAAGATAATGCCGTAGTAATAGTGTCTCAAGATGGCACGCCGAAAGGCAGCGAGATACGCGGACCAGTTGCACGTGAGGCAGCTGAACGCTGGCCAAAGGTTGCTAACATAGCAAGCATAATAATTTAG
- the secY gene encoding preprotein translocase subunit SecY codes for MPGVLEALAEISKYIPAVEKPARRPSLPTRLMWTGIVVLLYLIMSEIPMIGVKTAGPTASAALSYLLLGMNLGTLMTLGIGPIVTAGIVLEVLVGGGLIEMDLTKPRDRKIFMGAQRTLALVFAALEAAAYAFGCRFWLQPGAGIGACPVGLDVKILVIIQLVIATLVLMWFDELVRNGWGIGSALSMFIVANVLKGMFWQLAAPVKYKGEYYGWLTQVLFNKDPAILRLGMPDMIGFLATISIIMILIYLQLMRVYIPVTSPRYGSIKTRIPLNFIYVTNIPILFVAITVSDLQILANIAASISGPDSIWAKIFAYMYVYMRPPRGLLDSVQDPVHLATFITSWLALGLLFGFIWVEVAGLSPRHQAENIIKSGMELPGIRRNVKLLERILARYIYPLTVISSLIVTGIAILADFFGAYGSGSGLVLLVGIIYSFYQSLVYERTLEMYPALQRILGR; via the coding sequence ATGCCTGGAGTGCTAGAAGCGCTTGCAGAGATTTCAAAATATATTCCAGCAGTGGAGAAGCCGGCTCGGCGGCCCTCATTACCGACAAGGCTCATGTGGACCGGTATCGTCGTATTACTCTACCTTATTATGAGCGAAATACCCATGATCGGCGTGAAAACAGCGGGTCCAACAGCATCGGCTGCCCTAAGCTATTTATTGCTTGGAATGAACCTCGGCACCCTTATGACGCTCGGTATAGGCCCCATAGTGACTGCTGGTATTGTGCTCGAAGTCCTTGTCGGCGGCGGCCTCATAGAAATGGATCTAACGAAGCCGCGTGATCGCAAAATATTCATGGGTGCCCAAAGGACGCTGGCGCTCGTCTTTGCGGCCCTAGAGGCGGCAGCTTATGCATTCGGTTGTAGGTTCTGGTTACAACCTGGAGCAGGTATCGGAGCATGCCCGGTAGGACTTGATGTAAAAATCCTTGTAATAATACAACTAGTTATCGCGACACTTGTCTTAATGTGGTTTGATGAGCTAGTACGAAATGGATGGGGTATAGGATCGGCTCTTAGCATGTTCATCGTGGCCAACGTCCTTAAGGGTATGTTCTGGCAACTAGCAGCTCCCGTAAAATATAAGGGCGAATATTATGGATGGCTAACTCAAGTGCTCTTTAACAAAGATCCCGCTATCCTACGCCTTGGAATGCCCGACATGATCGGCTTCTTAGCAACGATTTCAATAATAATGATACTTATCTACTTGCAATTAATGAGGGTATACATACCTGTCACGAGTCCACGCTACGGAAGCATAAAGACAAGGATACCGCTTAACTTTATCTATGTAACTAACATTCCAATACTCTTTGTCGCGATAACAGTATCGGATCTTCAAATACTTGCCAACATAGCGGCGTCAATATCGGGGCCGGATAGCATCTGGGCTAAGATATTTGCCTACATGTACGTCTATATGAGGCCTCCCCGAGGCCTTCTAGACTCAGTCCAAGACCCTGTCCACCTAGCAACGTTCATAACATCTTGGCTCGCCCTGGGCCTTCTCTTCGGCTTTATCTGGGTAGAAGTGGCTGGGCTGAGTCCACGTCACCAGGCAGAAAACATCATAAAATCAGGAATGGAGTTGCCAGGTATTCGTCGCAATGTGAAGCTCTTGGAGAGGATACTTGCCCGCTACATTTACCCGCTAACCGTTATCAGCTCGCTGATAGTAACGGGTATAGCGATACTTGCAGACTTCTTCGGAGCATATGGAAGTGGATCTGGTCTCGTACTGCTGGTTGGTATAATCTATAGCTTCTACCAGTCGCTGGTATACGAGAGAACACTAGAGATGTATCCAGCTCTGCAGAGAATACTAGGCCGGTAA
- a CDS encoding 30S ribosomal protein S4e, producing MARMGGRRHLKTLAAPKYWPVRQRAGVFTVKPSPGPHPIDRSIPLLILVRDVLGYAKTGREARKLIAEGHFKIDGRVRRNYKYPVGFMDVVEIVDTGETFRVLPYPIRFFTLHPISKEEASFKLCRIEDKSTVKGGHVQLHLHDGRNVLIRVENPANPVEAKDYRTLGTVKLGIPNQELLGYAALDVGSLAIVVGGRNVGKVGRIVDIRKGIGRKNSIVTLEDARGEKVQTNLDYIFVIAPPEEEPWISLPEGAWK from the coding sequence ATGGCGAGAATGGGTGGTCGTAGGCATCTGAAAACGCTTGCTGCACCAAAGTATTGGCCAGTACGTCAGAGAGCAGGGGTATTTACTGTTAAGCCGAGTCCAGGGCCTCATCCAATAGACAGGTCAATACCGCTCCTCATACTGGTACGCGACGTTCTAGGCTATGCTAAGACTGGCAGAGAGGCTAGAAAGCTCATAGCAGAGGGTCACTTCAAGATAGACGGTAGGGTAAGGAGGAACTACAAGTACCCTGTTGGCTTTATGGATGTAGTCGAGATAGTTGATACTGGTGAGACATTCAGGGTACTTCCGTATCCGATTCGCTTCTTCACCCTTCACCCTATAAGCAAGGAGGAAGCGAGCTTCAAGCTCTGCCGTATCGAGGATAAATCAACCGTTAAGGGAGGCCACGTACAGTTACACCTACATGACGGTAGAAACGTGCTGATACGTGTAGAGAATCCTGCTAACCCTGTTGAAGCTAAGGATTACCGTACGCTCGGTACCGTAAAGCTCGGAATTCCGAACCAGGAGCTTCTCGGTTATGCAGCGCTCGATGTTGGAAGCCTTGCAATAGTCGTTGGCGGCAGGAACGTTGGTAAGGTTGGAAGAATAGTTGACATAAGGAAGGGTATCGGTAGGAAGAATAGCATTGTAACGCTTGAGGATGCGCGCGGCGAGAAGGTTCAGACAAACCTTGACTACATATTCGTCATAGCCCCGCCTGAAGAAGAGCCGTGGATAAGCTTGCCGGAGGGAGCTTGGAAATGA
- a CDS encoding uL15m family ribosomal protein has translation MVVRRRKKSRKLRGRTRTMGWGRIGQHRGSGSRGGFGAAGMHKHMWTWVVKYAPTWFGKHGFNQPLKYQIRTEEINVGELAELVDKLAAAGKLEKENDKYVVNLAEMGYYKLLGRGKIKQPVKVIVPEATELAIKKIEEAGGEVVLPRKAEA, from the coding sequence ATGGTCGTTAGGCGTAGGAAAAAGAGTAGAAAGCTAAGAGGACGCACAAGGACAATGGGCTGGGGCAGGATAGGGCAGCACCGTGGAAGCGGTAGCAGGGGAGGCTTCGGCGCAGCTGGTATGCACAAGCATATGTGGACATGGGTAGTAAAGTATGCACCTACATGGTTCGGCAAGCACGGTTTCAACCAGCCTCTAAAGTACCAGATTAGGACGGAGGAGATAAACGTAGGCGAGCTAGCAGAACTTGTGGACAAGCTAGCTGCTGCGGGCAAGCTCGAAAAGGAGAATGACAAGTACGTGGTGAACTTGGCCGAGATGGGCTATTACAAGCTCCTTGGGAGAGGTAAGATAAAGCAGCCAGTAAAAGTAATAGTCCCTGAGGCGACAGAACTGGCAATAAAGAAGATAGAAGAGGCCGGAGGAGAAGTAGTACTCCCAAGAAAGGCTGAAGCATAA